In Podospora pseudopauciseta strain CBS 411.78 chromosome 3, whole genome shotgun sequence, one genomic interval encodes:
- a CDS encoding hypothetical protein (EggNog:ENOG503NXFH; COG:S): MSATKFEEPAFKVYPSGYHPQRTIILEEQIESPETLTIRLEEEAAQNGGDLSGDCPPGLLPMSYKAQAAQMHGYGDSPYSQYSTQSFSTQQTENAASQLNQMAFAANSHATASQYLSGQTSPGLHLAVISSQPTVGSFGTRVSLKVSCQHDLLGAGGLSGSAPHVYVLFGSYRCKATVIKDGRDGSGSFSWTVTVEAPQFQSTSCRSLSNVPLTLLVEGSGGEGLARQDSCGVFSYQENQGGVSGGNVGAGVPGDSSPPEFGSPKNTGRSPVHHQRASPPHQHLDAQSKSTSPPAHQHNLPADAAPNPYGYPPAVSTTGTTGQQQDFNASANVSYSQNSNRMLSTSGFRTGLTLTDPYSRAPPMLRSPHHAGTWPGMFNSPLDSLRSPSTSLPHVSHTSITRPSLTSLQHSTTAATPQLVRTSTIGQSSSSANGGYPGYGAGLYQEKATLRLIGDLGSMAENWTAEEGAKKRRIVMFKKQQTGNVITVSFKPVAESERPHNSICVSCIWWEERQACFVTSVDTISLLEQLLYAPHKFPVDEKNRIRRNLEGYRPMTVSKSKHESEAFFGIIMGFGAPKPRNIEKDVKVFQWKDLDAALHKIFSKYSASTPAMGQTLNSPRARMATPASADHLGSPYPALSAAVSSGLAPDSISAASYVGAGHHHADPLTSPRTLTGGASSWPTYGAAKPLSPTIKTDSSSLRLSALPAVYDHRSTAAQGMASPYGIPGASHHAVHHSQGAYGAHSGVPASQGQSRSWDNYSVTDGYGAQSSSTHGGVYGGGTYGDGAQRA; the protein is encoded by the exons ATGTCTGCCACCAAGTTTGAAGAGCCGGCTTTCAAGGTCTATCCG TCCGGTTACCATCCGCAACGGACCATCATCCTTGAAGAGCAGATAGAGTCACCGGAAACGTTGACCATCAggctggaggaagaggccgcGCAGAACGGAGGGGACCTCAGCGGGGACTGTCCCCCTGGTCTCCTGCCCATGTCGTACAAGGCTCAGGCAGCCCAGATGCACG GGTACGGAGACTCGCCATATTCACAATACTCGACCCAGTCGTTTTCAACACAGCAGACAGAAAATGCGGCGTCTCAGTTGAACCAGATGGCTTTTGCGGCCAACAGCCACGCAACAGCAAGCCAGTACCTATCGGGTCAGACGTCTCCGGGGCTTCACCTCGCTGTCATCTCGAGCCAGCCCACCGTTGGATCTTTCGGCACCCGGGTTTCGCTCAAGGTCTCGTGCCAACATGATCTTCTGGGCGCAGGCGGCCTGTCTGGCTCTGCTCCGCATGTGTATGTCCTCTTTGGATCATACCGATGCAAAGCAACCGTGATCAAGGACGGCCGTGATGGGAGCGGATCTTTTTCATGGACTGTGACTGTCGAGGCTCCCCAGTTTCAAAGCACAAGTTGCAGGTCGCTCAGCAATGTACCTCTCACGCTTCTTGTCGAAGGCTCCGGTGGCGAAGGCTTAGCCCGACAGGACAGCTGCGGCGTTTTCTCGTACCAGGAAAACCAGGGCGGAGTGTCAGGTGGGAACGTGGGTGCCGGAGTGCCTGGTGACAGCAGTCCTCCAGAGTTTGGGTCTCCCAAGAACACGGGTCGATCACCTGTCCATCATCAGAGGGCGAGCCCCCCACACCAGCACCTGGACGCACAGTCAAAGAGTACGAGCCCACCGGCTCACCAGCACAACTTACCGGCAGACGCGGCACCCAACCCGTATGGCTACCCTCCTGCAGTCTCGACAACCGGCACCACTGGCCAGCAACAGGACTTTAATGCCTCGGCGAACGTATCGTACAGCCAAAACAGCAATAGAATGCTTTCCACCTCGGGTTTCCGAACAGGGTTGACGTTAACCGACCCATACTCACGGGCTCCACCGATGCTACGGTCGCCGCATCATGCAGGGACGTGGCCCGGCATGTTCAACAGCCCCCTTGACTCCCTCCGAAGCCCGTCAACCAGTCTGCCGCACGTCTCCCACACGTCCATCACCCGGCCCAGTCTCACATCGCTCCAACACAGCACCACGGCAGCAACGCCACAGCTTGTCAGAACGAGCACCATCGGACAGTCATCCAGCAGCGCAAACGGCGGGTACCCGGGCTACGGAGCAGGACTGTACCAGGAGAAGGCCACCCTGAGGCTGATTGGGGACCTGGGCAGCATGGCGGAGAACTGGACGGCTGAGGAAGGGGCAAAGAAGCGGAGGATTGTCATGTTCAAGAAGCAACAGACTGGGAACGTCATCACTGTGTCGTTCAAGCCGGTGGCCGAGTCGGAACGCCCGCACAACAGCATCTGCGTCAGCTGCATCTGGTGGGAAGAGAGGCAGGCGTGTTTTGTCACTTCGGTCGACACCATTTCCCTCCTGGAGCAGCTCCTCTACGCGCCACACAAGTTTCCGGTGGACGAAAAGAACCGCATCCGCCGGAACCTGGAAGGATACCGGCCCATGACCGTCAGCAAAAGCAAGCACGAGAGCGAGGCCTTTTTCGGCATCATCATGGGCTTCGGCGCTCCCAAGCCACGCAACATCGAGAAGGACGTCAAGGTGTTTCAGTGGAAGGACCTGGATGCCGCGCTCCACAAGATCTTTTCAAAGTACAGCGCGTCCACGCCCGCCATGGGGCAGACGTTGAACTCCCCCCGCGCGCGCATGGCCACCCCCGCGTCGGCGGACCACCTTGGCAGTCCGTACCCGGCCTTGTCCGCCGCGGTGTCCTCGGGTCTCGCTCCGGATTCCATCTCGGCCGCGAGCTATGTCGGTGCCGGCCATCACCACGCCGACCCGCTCACCAGTCCACGAACCCTCACCGGGGGCGcctcttcttggccgacGTACGGTGCCGCCAAACCGCTCTCACCGACCATCAAGACCGACTCGTCGAGCCTACGCCTGTCCGCTCTCCCGGCAGTGTACGATCACCGAAGCACGGCGGCGCAAGGGATGGCCTCCCCCTACGGCATCCCGGGAGCATCTCACCACGCCGTCCACCACAGCCAAGGGGCATATGGTGCTCACTCGGGCGTGCCTGCATCACAGGGACAGTCGAGAAGCTGGGATAACTACTCTGTCACGGATGGGTATGGTGCCCAGTCCAGCAGTACCCACGGCGGGGTGTATGGTGGTGGGACATACGGTGATGGTGCGCAGCGGGCTTGA